A region of Hymenobacter sp. J193 DNA encodes the following proteins:
- a CDS encoding ArdC family protein, whose amino-acid sequence MIKQARPAAQNTARPDVYQLVTDRVIEALEAGQIAWRKPWHAAYGLPRNYVSGRAYTGINAFLLHLVGGTPFFLTFRQAKELGGNIRKGAKGMPVIYYNVTTRTDKQTGEEEKTPFIKYYTVFSVDDVEGVEIVLPEQPQDRNHEPLAAAEALVTNWATCPRIEHGGTQAFYAPGPDFVQVPRPETFISGEAYYSTLFHELTHATGHASRLDRPDLAEALRPSGRAGYAREELTAEMGAAFLCGHAGLNPSATLENTAAYLQFWLEQLRGDKKLVVQAASRAQRAAELILGRPAPEDTEPDPQPTPASPAPAAVVVASEHAQPACCGETGAIPSRPVLPTLPPVILGQETLPSLTTVVVATQRIELTRLLEHPAFTDEQRRTATGRILAETDPARLGRWLTNIMQRVAEWEDQTLAEEARQNPRPYPLDEC is encoded by the coding sequence ATGATAAAGCAAGCCCGCCCCGCCGCTCAAAACACTGCCCGCCCCGATGTGTACCAGCTTGTAACCGACCGGGTAATTGAGGCCCTCGAAGCCGGTCAGATTGCCTGGCGCAAGCCCTGGCACGCGGCCTACGGTCTGCCCCGCAACTACGTGAGCGGCCGGGCTTACACCGGCATCAATGCCTTTCTGCTGCACCTGGTCGGCGGCACGCCGTTCTTTCTAACGTTCCGGCAGGCCAAGGAGCTGGGCGGCAACATCCGCAAGGGTGCCAAGGGCATGCCCGTGATTTACTACAACGTCACGACTCGCACCGACAAGCAAACCGGCGAGGAAGAGAAAACGCCATTTATCAAGTACTACACGGTCTTTTCCGTGGACGACGTGGAAGGCGTGGAAATCGTCCTGCCCGAGCAGCCCCAAGACCGGAACCACGAGCCCTTGGCAGCCGCCGAGGCCCTGGTAACGAATTGGGCTACCTGCCCCCGGATTGAGCACGGCGGTACGCAGGCCTTCTATGCTCCGGGTCCTGACTTTGTACAAGTACCCCGCCCGGAAACCTTCATCAGTGGCGAGGCCTATTACTCGACCCTATTTCACGAGCTGACCCACGCCACCGGCCACGCCAGCCGCCTGGACCGTCCCGACCTGGCCGAAGCCCTGCGCCCGAGTGGCCGCGCCGGCTACGCCCGCGAGGAGCTGACGGCGGAAATGGGCGCCGCTTTTCTGTGCGGCCACGCTGGCCTAAACCCCAGCGCCACGCTGGAAAACACGGCCGCCTACCTACAGTTTTGGCTGGAGCAGCTGCGCGGGGATAAAAAGCTGGTGGTGCAGGCCGCCAGCCGGGCCCAGCGCGCGGCAGAGCTGATACTGGGCCGCCCGGCTCCCGAGGATACCGAGCCCGACCCGCAGCCGACCCCCGCCAGCCCCGCCCCTGCGGCTGTGGTCGTGGCCTCTGAGCATGCGCAGCCAGCATGCTGCGGGGAAACCGGGGCCATACCGTCCCGCCCGGTGCTGCCCACGCTGCCACCGGTGATTTTGGGGCAGGAAACCCTGCCTTCGCTGACCACGGTCGTGGTCGCCACGCAGCGCATCGAGCTGACCCGCCTGCTGGAGCATCCCGCCTTTACCGATGAGCAGCGCCGCACGGCCACCGGCCGCATCCTGGCCGAAACCGACCCCGCCCGGCTGGGCCGCTGGCTGACCAACATCATGCAGCGGGTGGCCGAGTGGGAAGACCAAACCCTGGCTGAGGAGGCGCGCCAGAACCCGCGCCCCTATCCGTTGGACGAGTGCTGA
- a CDS encoding ParA family protein, with amino-acid sequence MKIICVANQKGGIGKSTLITVLAGALSADYGYRVLVVDADSQQTLAGVRLTNDQPSVDQERAAGTLADPAFPYALESVGMGQVYDRLDEVSDDYDVVFIDVPGRSDDTAMIDVLSGANVVLVPVGASDAERLATISFMQLLQEISRLSREQGLDFQFFGVHSHRTNLKEEKDMDEFTDALGLPRLQASLRQLGCYKRLSTRYSYLNPAYRRAVGADAAVETEVRALCDELIARAGLTSELVS; translated from the coding sequence ATGAAAATCATCTGCGTTGCCAACCAGAAGGGTGGCATTGGTAAGAGTACCCTCATCACCGTGCTGGCCGGCGCGCTCTCGGCCGACTATGGCTACCGCGTGCTCGTGGTCGATGCCGACTCCCAGCAAACCCTGGCCGGGGTGCGCCTGACCAACGACCAGCCCAGCGTGGACCAGGAGCGCGCAGCCGGCACGCTGGCCGACCCTGCTTTTCCCTATGCCCTGGAATCAGTGGGCATGGGCCAAGTGTATGACCGGCTCGACGAGGTCAGCGACGACTACGATGTGGTGTTCATCGACGTGCCGGGCCGCTCGGATGATACGGCCATGATTGACGTGCTCAGCGGCGCCAACGTGGTGCTCGTGCCCGTGGGGGCCTCGGACGCCGAGCGCCTGGCCACGATTTCCTTTATGCAGCTGCTGCAGGAGATTTCCCGGCTCTCGCGGGAGCAGGGGCTGGACTTCCAATTCTTCGGCGTGCACTCGCACCGCACCAACCTGAAAGAGGAAAAGGACATGGACGAATTCACCGACGCCTTGGGCTTGCCGCGCCTGCAGGCCTCGCTGCGCCAGCTCGGCTGTTACAAGCGCCTCTCAACCCGCTACAGCTACCTCAACCCGGCCTACCGGCGGGCGGTGGGGGCCGATGCTGCCGTGGAAACGGAAGTGCGCGCCCTGTGCGACGAACTGATTGCCCGCGCTGGGCTCACCTCTGAACTCGTATCGTAA
- a CDS encoding DUF5712 family protein gives MHAKLINPKASGKKAYNNQGSAAQALNYLTHEARQNGQEAHFFDGQREALDRESVLAALDNNVKGLRANEAKFYSLVLSPSPEELAHIGGGDEAKLRAYTREVMAAYAANFRLKDGGAVGKDELVWGAIIHHERTHRGTDPAVKEGDARAGQPRPGLQAHIHVVVSARDRNRRITLNPGGRVSRFSLRDWQEEARVQFERQFQYQGPAPKRKEAPAVYAPNPKRNARIAERVEHLNRQADPSQRLEGERVQRIAQARGYDPIFYDRLRRLEDRARQGQPLDNAYHLLATGREEPARANTGHHVRQALHSLQQVLRANRGPEHVITEDIGEPRRRGQWEAEL, from the coding sequence ATGCACGCCAAGCTAATTAACCCCAAAGCCAGCGGCAAGAAAGCTTATAATAACCAGGGCAGTGCCGCGCAGGCCTTGAATTACCTGACCCACGAGGCCCGGCAAAACGGCCAGGAAGCGCACTTCTTTGACGGGCAGCGGGAGGCACTGGACCGAGAATCCGTACTGGCGGCGCTCGATAACAACGTGAAGGGACTGCGGGCCAACGAGGCCAAGTTCTACTCCCTGGTCTTGAGTCCCAGCCCGGAAGAGCTGGCGCACATCGGGGGCGGTGATGAGGCGAAGCTGCGCGCTTACACCCGGGAGGTGATGGCGGCCTACGCGGCGAACTTCCGCCTCAAAGACGGCGGGGCGGTGGGGAAGGACGAACTGGTATGGGGCGCCATCATTCACCATGAGCGCACCCACCGTGGCACCGACCCGGCCGTGAAGGAAGGGGATGCCAGAGCGGGGCAGCCGCGCCCCGGCCTGCAGGCGCATATCCACGTGGTGGTCTCGGCCCGGGACCGAAATCGGCGCATCACGCTCAACCCCGGCGGGCGCGTAAGCCGGTTCAGTCTGCGCGATTGGCAGGAGGAGGCCCGGGTGCAATTCGAGCGGCAGTTTCAGTACCAGGGTCCGGCCCCAAAACGGAAAGAGGCCCCCGCCGTCTACGCGCCCAACCCGAAACGCAACGCGCGAATTGCGGAGCGCGTCGAGCACTTAAACCGCCAGGCGGACCCGAGCCAGCGCCTGGAGGGGGAACGGGTGCAGCGCATCGCGCAGGCCCGGGGCTATGACCCCATTTTCTACGACCGGCTGCGCCGGCTGGAAGACCGGGCCCGGCAGGGGCAGCCGCTGGACAACGCCTACCACCTGCTGGCCACGGGGCGTGAGGAGCCGGCCCGCGCCAATACCGGGCACCATGTGCGGCAGGCCCTGCACAGCCTGCAGCAAGTCCTGCGCGCCAACAGAGGCCCCGAGCACGTGATAACCGAGGACATTGGCGAGCCGCGTCGGCGCGGACAGTGGGAAGCCGAACTGTGA
- a CDS encoding type IV secretory system conjugative DNA transfer family protein: MVGNDPTLKETFSPVISCIVAVALKLMNQQHKHPSYVFLDEAATIYVPNLEVIPATARSNKVAMIYMTQDLSQMIDAYGREKMQVMVSNLNNQFFGKVNSLETAKFVSELVGKEDREMVSASLGRSQSGGARGAGSSSNQSVSWQERNLVRLQDTITLETGEFIGQTVETEQPFFQGKVARQATPGNYPLHPLATFEGGPAPVLEASPAGKEPSQDWLSQRRAARQAGSQPAAEAVGALQAVIQANFALIREDVAGIVGQYANTLKPGQMPDNEPML; encoded by the coding sequence GTGGTAGGCAACGACCCCACACTCAAGGAAACCTTCTCGCCGGTCATCAGCTGCATCGTAGCAGTGGCCCTGAAGCTAATGAACCAGCAGCACAAGCACCCGAGCTACGTGTTCCTCGACGAGGCCGCTACCATCTACGTGCCCAACCTGGAGGTGATACCGGCCACGGCGCGCAGCAACAAGGTGGCCATGATTTACATGACCCAGGACCTGAGCCAGATGATTGACGCTTATGGCCGGGAGAAGATGCAGGTGATGGTGAGCAACCTTAACAATCAGTTTTTCGGCAAGGTCAATTCGCTAGAGACAGCCAAGTTCGTGTCTGAGCTTGTGGGCAAGGAAGACCGGGAGATGGTATCGGCCAGCCTGGGCCGCAGCCAGAGCGGCGGCGCCCGCGGCGCGGGCAGCAGCAGCAACCAGAGCGTGAGTTGGCAGGAACGCAACCTCGTGCGCCTGCAGGACACCATTACCCTGGAGACGGGAGAATTTATCGGGCAGACCGTGGAAACGGAGCAGCCCTTTTTCCAGGGGAAAGTGGCGCGTCAGGCCACGCCAGGCAATTACCCGCTGCACCCCTTGGCCACGTTCGAGGGCGGGCCGGCGCCGGTACTGGAAGCGTCGCCGGCAGGGAAGGAGCCCAGCCAGGACTGGCTGAGCCAGCGCCGGGCGGCGCGGCAGGCCGGGAGCCAGCCCGCAGCCGAGGCGGTCGGCGCCCTGCAGGCCGTCATTCAGGCCAACTTTGCCCTGATACGCGAGGACGTGGCCGGCATCGTCGGGCAGTACGCCAACACCCTCAAGCCGGGCCAGATGCCGGACAATGAGCCCATGCTTTAG
- a CDS encoding Fic family protein, translated as MTDRFTNPETGVFHNRLGLTDADELDRETKRLSLRRLAELAAGRGPQGDSFDAARLRATHQYLFQDTFEWAGQTRREGTFQGVKAADLPGIERPMHFAPYERIDERLNALGEQLKQENNLKGLPTPAAFAERAAYYFDHYNHVHAFREGNGRTLQAAFSELAQQAGYRVDFAQEHEKLNPARDQGIVSMHGALHREKDLQALRDLFARNTTPLPGPEAELARHSSQVRPLPDGPTPAVRQIEQLRELVAATPALQQLVAGVDYRRNQRADALLSQVLDIDRNPQAGVVQHGAGLQQLLQEVVQDKRFQDPESKREAARFGAALAVMQPPVPSKEVASTPALPVTSSAPAGTAAFVQAAKQLVEGLEEQGYPGPADSLSRAAKAVEKSSYLGGANLQAVAEALTRAEKIPALADDAATLRGAGRSLQEAQRIASLPPPGREHEGPER; from the coding sequence ATGACTGACCGCTTCACCAATCCGGAAACCGGCGTTTTCCACAACCGGCTCGGCCTCACCGATGCTGACGAGCTGGACCGGGAAACCAAGCGCCTTTCCCTGCGCCGGCTCGCGGAGTTGGCCGCCGGCCGCGGCCCGCAAGGCGACAGCTTTGATGCCGCGCGGCTGCGCGCGACGCACCAGTACCTTTTCCAGGACACATTTGAGTGGGCCGGCCAGACCCGCCGGGAGGGTACTTTTCAAGGAGTCAAGGCGGCCGACCTGCCGGGTATCGAGCGGCCCATGCACTTCGCGCCTTATGAGCGTATTGACGAGCGTTTGAACGCGCTGGGTGAGCAACTCAAGCAGGAAAACAACCTCAAGGGCTTGCCCACCCCGGCCGCGTTTGCCGAGCGGGCGGCCTACTACTTTGACCACTACAACCACGTGCACGCCTTCCGCGAGGGCAACGGGCGCACGCTTCAGGCCGCATTCAGTGAGCTGGCGCAGCAGGCGGGCTACCGGGTTGACTTTGCCCAGGAGCACGAAAAACTTAACCCAGCCCGGGACCAGGGTATTGTGAGTATGCACGGGGCGCTTCACCGCGAGAAGGACTTGCAGGCCCTACGTGACTTGTTTGCCCGCAACACCACGCCCCTGCCCGGGCCGGAAGCCGAGTTGGCCCGCCACTCCAGTCAGGTCCGCCCCCTGCCCGACGGACCGACCCCCGCGGTCCGGCAGATAGAGCAGCTGCGCGAACTGGTGGCCGCCACCCCGGCCCTGCAGCAGCTGGTGGCCGGCGTGGACTACCGGCGCAACCAGCGCGCGGACGCCTTGCTGAGCCAGGTGCTCGACATCGACCGCAACCCGCAGGCCGGCGTGGTCCAGCACGGAGCCGGCCTGCAACAACTGCTACAGGAGGTAGTGCAGGATAAACGCTTTCAGGACCCGGAGTCCAAACGCGAGGCTGCCCGTTTTGGGGCTGCGCTGGCAGTTATGCAGCCCCCGGTGCCAAGTAAGGAAGTTGCTTCCACGCCGGCTTTACCGGTTACCAGCTCAGCGCCCGCGGGAACAGCCGCTTTTGTGCAGGCCGCCAAACAGTTGGTGGAAGGGTTGGAAGAACAGGGCTACCCCGGGCCGGCGGATTCCTTGTCGCGGGCCGCCAAGGCCGTGGAGAAATCATCTTACCTGGGCGGGGCTAACCTACAGGCAGTGGCCGAGGCATTGACCAGAGCCGAAAAGATACCGGCATTGGCCGACGATGCCGCCACCCTGCGGGGGGCTGGGCGCAGTTTGCAGGAAGCACAGCGCATCGCCTCGCTACCGCCGCCCGGCCGTGAACATGAAGGCCCGGAACGGTAA
- a CDS encoding GNAT family N-acetyltransferase, with protein sequence MAKLLTFTHFQDFLDHNQKHLEAHFYVYFHVFKLLPRLRSKESGVFNAYNIVDEDGHQIIALHVTGSYYLFSFGWTAPMLDLLAAQVDVGNCKQDFQFLGQRDLIVELLQRHDCQWRVFKERLVYQCDEVLGKSHVPNASVENGSLEDVHALTEMTLAFDADEYPDKPSRDEDKAFGQVLYGIENNGLFVVKSQGEVCCMLQVMETEEFNNPLLGSLYTLPEHRNKGYASLLLRTVTNGLLQHRAEVCGLLSDITNPASNKAFINVGYRPIYHWVNVIMG encoded by the coding sequence ATGGCAAAGCTTTTAACGTTTACGCACTTTCAAGACTTCCTGGACCATAACCAAAAGCATCTGGAAGCGCACTTTTACGTCTACTTCCACGTGTTTAAGCTGCTACCCCGGCTGCGAAGCAAGGAATCAGGCGTTTTCAACGCTTACAACATCGTGGACGAAGACGGCCACCAAATAATAGCCCTGCACGTCACGGGTAGTTATTATCTGTTCAGCTTTGGGTGGACGGCCCCGATGCTGGACTTATTGGCTGCGCAGGTAGATGTTGGCAACTGCAAGCAGGACTTTCAGTTTCTAGGGCAGCGCGACTTGATTGTTGAGCTACTGCAAAGGCACGACTGCCAGTGGCGGGTGTTCAAGGAACGGCTCGTCTACCAATGTGATGAAGTGTTGGGCAAAAGCCATGTACCTAATGCCAGCGTTGAAAATGGCAGCTTGGAGGACGTGCATGCGCTGACTGAAATGACGCTAGCGTTTGATGCGGACGAATATCCCGACAAGCCTTCCCGGGATGAGGACAAGGCGTTTGGGCAGGTGCTGTACGGAATTGAGAATAATGGCTTGTTCGTGGTCAAAAGTCAAGGCGAGGTCTGCTGCATGCTGCAGGTGATGGAAACCGAGGAGTTTAATAACCCCCTGCTGGGCAGCTTGTACACGCTGCCGGAACACCGGAATAAAGGGTATGCTTCCTTGCTGCTGAGGACAGTGACCAACGGGCTGTTGCAGCACAGGGCTGAGGTTTGCGGTTTGCTCTCAGATATCACCAATCCCGCTTCCAATAAAGCTTTTATAAACGTGGGGTACCGTCCCATCTACCATTGGGTTAATGTCATAATGGGCTGA
- a CDS encoding helix-turn-helix transcriptional regulator: MTSPTCIRVFADTAHIEQSKHRLAAAEPELQSLAAVLALAGNEVRLKMLFLLLDKQQLCVCDLADVLQMNVSAISQHLRKLKDGGVIQARKVGQTVFYSLSAAHLSVLQPLLTPASTSASLTPAR; this comes from the coding sequence ATGACCTCACCTACTTGCATTCGGGTTTTTGCTGATACTGCCCACATTGAACAGAGCAAACACCGCTTGGCCGCCGCCGAGCCGGAGCTGCAGTCACTGGCAGCCGTGTTGGCACTGGCCGGCAACGAGGTACGCCTGAAAATGCTGTTTCTGCTGCTGGACAAGCAGCAGCTGTGCGTGTGTGACTTAGCCGACGTGCTGCAGATGAACGTGTCGGCCATCTCCCAGCACCTGCGCAAGCTCAAGGACGGGGGGGTGATACAGGCCCGCAAAGTAGGGCAAACGGTATTTTACTCGCTGTCGGCGGCGCATTTGTCCGTGCTGCAGCCGCTGCTGACTCCGGCATCCACCTCTGCTTCCCTCACACCTGCCCGATGA
- the merTP gene encoding mercuric transport protein MerTP — translation MNSTPATPTKSLAGTGLLAALAASLCCITPLLAIVGGLGGVASTFAWLEPLRPYLIALTVGVLGFAWFQHLRPAPTAADDCGCPVPAKPSLMQSRGFLATITVLAALLLAFPYYGARFYPSAAPQPVVATSAAPVLQTSSYRIGGMTCEACARHVEHDVQQLPGVQSVQVSYEQGTAQVRFNAAVTPAAKVEKTINGTGYSVLNPSATR, via the coding sequence ATGAATTCCACACCCGCTACTCCCACCAAGTCCCTGGCCGGCACGGGCCTGCTGGCCGCCCTCGCCGCTTCGCTGTGCTGCATTACCCCGCTGCTGGCCATTGTGGGCGGGCTGGGCGGCGTGGCCAGCACGTTTGCCTGGCTGGAACCGTTGCGCCCCTATCTCATTGCCCTGACCGTTGGCGTGCTGGGCTTCGCTTGGTTTCAGCACCTGCGACCCGCGCCCACGGCAGCCGATGACTGCGGCTGCCCCGTGCCGGCCAAGCCTTCGCTGATGCAGTCGCGAGGCTTTCTGGCTACAATCACCGTGCTGGCCGCGCTGCTGCTGGCCTTTCCCTACTACGGAGCGCGGTTCTACCCATCGGCAGCTCCCCAGCCCGTGGTGGCCACCAGCGCGGCCCCGGTGCTGCAAACCAGTTCCTACCGCATCGGCGGCATGACCTGCGAGGCCTGCGCCCGCCACGTCGAGCACGACGTGCAGCAGCTGCCGGGAGTGCAAAGTGTGCAAGTGTCCTACGAGCAGGGCACTGCCCAGGTCCGCTTCAATGCGGCCGTAACCCCGGCAGCCAAGGTCGAGAAAACCATCAACGGCACGGGTTATTCGGTGCTGAATCCTTCCGCCACCCGTTAA
- a CDS encoding GDCCVxC domain-containing (seleno)protein, which yields MIPITPSTPAPTVTLTSVLTCPVCQHAQAEQMPTDACQWFYECTSCHTVLKPLAGDCCVYCSYGTVPCPPIQTAGPKGCCG from the coding sequence ATGATTCCAATAACGCCTTCTACCCCCGCGCCCACCGTGACGCTGACTTCGGTGCTGACTTGCCCGGTGTGCCAGCACGCGCAGGCCGAGCAGATGCCGACCGACGCCTGCCAGTGGTTTTACGAATGCACCAGCTGCCACACGGTGCTTAAGCCCCTGGCCGGCGACTGCTGCGTGTACTGCTCCTACGGCACCGTGCCCTGCCCGCCCATCCAAACCGCCGGCCCGAAAGGCTGCTGCGGTTAA
- a CDS encoding DUF5990 family protein, with translation MKQLLLFQLQVLDAPVGVQMAVQQGNGELILPVVWTPERLVFEVSLTVSFPKGEVQPRLTGPGVQGPVSGRFLYVNAGTSAGQVNSCWTRRAKVPLPTLTPEMLEQTLSSPGLVLQASIHGQARDGGPACASVRLLGNGWVLAPAFAR, from the coding sequence ATGAAGCAACTCCTACTTTTTCAGCTGCAGGTACTTGATGCGCCCGTGGGTGTGCAGATGGCCGTGCAGCAGGGGAATGGAGAACTGATTTTGCCGGTGGTGTGGACCCCGGAGCGGCTCGTCTTCGAGGTTTCGTTGACGGTTAGCTTTCCTAAGGGCGAAGTGCAGCCCCGGCTCACCGGACCGGGGGTGCAAGGCCCGGTAAGCGGACGGTTTCTTTACGTGAATGCGGGCACCTCCGCTGGTCAGGTCAATTCGTGCTGGACGCGCCGGGCGAAAGTTCCGTTGCCTACGCTCACGCCCGAGATGCTGGAGCAAACCTTGAGCAGCCCCGGACTTGTCCTGCAGGCTTCCATCCACGGACAAGCCCGGGATGGCGGCCCGGCGTGCGCCAGCGTGCGATTGCTGGGCAACGGCTGGGTTCTTGCGCCGGCGTTTGCCCGCTAG
- a CDS encoding DUF3703 domain-containing protein, with product MHPLRLPPSLRPHFQRELQAARVAYARQDAAGAFHHLERAHVLGQRWAMSHTHVHLLMLLHGLRTRNLREIIGQLPRIVFGFLGSLVGQVPTGNTGGANVKAEQPMPVPADLQHLLTQYT from the coding sequence ATGCACCCCCTTCGTCTCCCTCCGTCACTGCGGCCTCACTTTCAGCGGGAATTGCAGGCCGCCCGGGTGGCCTACGCCCGGCAGGACGCGGCCGGTGCGTTTCATCATTTGGAGCGGGCCCACGTGCTGGGCCAGCGTTGGGCTATGTCCCACACGCACGTGCACCTGCTTATGCTGCTGCACGGCCTGCGCACCCGAAACCTGCGCGAAATCATAGGGCAATTGCCCCGCATCGTGTTTGGCTTTCTGGGCTCGCTAGTCGGGCAAGTGCCTACGGGCAATACCGGGGGTGCCAACGTCAAAGCCGAGCAGCCCATGCCCGTTCCGGCCGACCTGCAGCATCTGTTGACCCAATACACTTAG
- a CDS encoding lipid A deacylase LpxR family protein, translated as MMRGLCGVVFVLGLVPLGAQAQLPTDSTRVSEDRLLEYSFANDAFLRTDYYYTQGMTLLLVSPGLQRSPVNRILGPVPAGSTLHHGIRLHYDGFTPLRIQDPSIRVGDRPYASYIFADLLRVATHPGRRLRLTTALNVGILGPPAGAKGFQTKFHELLGAPTPRGWDYQVQTDVVLGCEARLEKQLLALGRVAELNGSASASLGTLQTYAAAGTTLRVGWRQPTFEGLGVASRATRCPHGRVQAYGQAQVEGRLVGYNATLQGGLFNRRNPYVLPASAVSRAVAQSTGTLGLGYAGVRVETALTWISPEFTGARTHRWTTISIRVAF; from the coding sequence ATGATGCGTGGTCTTTGCGGGGTAGTATTCGTGCTTGGGCTCGTGCCACTGGGTGCCCAGGCCCAGCTCCCCACGGACAGCACCCGGGTCAGCGAAGACCGGTTGCTTGAATACTCCTTTGCCAACGACGCGTTTCTACGAACCGACTACTACTACACCCAAGGCATGACGTTGCTGCTGGTAAGCCCGGGCCTGCAACGCTCCCCGGTGAACCGGATTCTGGGGCCGGTGCCGGCGGGTAGTACCCTGCACCACGGTATCCGCCTGCACTACGACGGCTTTACGCCCCTGCGCATCCAGGACCCCTCTATTCGCGTTGGGGACCGGCCCTACGCCTCCTACATCTTCGCCGACCTGCTGCGCGTGGCCACGCACCCCGGCCGGCGGCTGCGGTTGACCACAGCCCTAAACGTGGGCATTCTGGGTCCGCCAGCGGGCGCCAAAGGCTTCCAAACCAAGTTTCACGAACTGCTCGGCGCCCCGACGCCCCGCGGCTGGGACTACCAGGTGCAAACCGACGTGGTGCTGGGGTGCGAGGCCCGGCTGGAGAAGCAGCTGCTGGCCCTGGGGCGAGTGGCCGAACTCAACGGTTCGGCCAGTGCTTCGCTGGGGACGCTGCAAACTTACGCGGCCGCGGGCACTACCCTGCGGGTGGGCTGGCGCCAGCCCACGTTCGAGGGGCTTGGCGTCGCAAGCCGGGCAACTCGTTGCCCGCACGGACGGGTGCAGGCCTACGGGCAGGCGCAGGTTGAAGGCCGCTTGGTAGGCTACAATGCCACCCTGCAGGGTGGGCTCTTCAATCGCCGCAATCCCTATGTGCTGCCGGCGTCGGCCGTGAGCCGGGCGGTGGCGCAGAGTACCGGCACGCTGGGACTTGGCTACGCGGGCGTGCGCGTGGAAACGGCCCTGACCTGGATTTCACCAGAGTTCACGGGCGCCCGCACCCACCGATGGACCACCATCAGCATCCGAGTGGCTTTTTAA
- a CDS encoding DUF305 domain-containing protein — protein MFAPALSVFKLAAVLSLLGLLLSGCGRKTDETQDAHMAQVPSTMMQALHTMDEHSQALPRTGNLDLYFARLMRENHQAAVSMSALELEHGRDATLRALARDIHRAHQQLIPGLDSAIQRILDQPPTYPEHTPQSHELGELLEAATKGLHPAAHRLIAGDTSRTAPPAKVEEQRQDAGTGDIDRDYATLLIPHHENSITLARAELELGRDEGLKKTAYLILIDQQREIDQVRAWLRQHPAKAR, from the coding sequence ATGTTTGCCCCCGCTTTGTCTGTTTTCAAACTCGCCGCGGTCCTGTCGCTCCTAGGACTGCTGCTGAGTGGCTGCGGCCGCAAAACCGACGAGACGCAGGACGCGCACATGGCGCAAGTGCCTTCCACCATGATGCAGGCCCTGCACACGATGGATGAGCACTCCCAGGCTTTGCCCCGCACCGGTAATCTGGACCTGTACTTTGCCCGGCTCATGCGGGAAAACCACCAGGCCGCCGTGTCCATGTCGGCCCTGGAGCTTGAGCACGGGCGAGATGCTACGCTGCGCGCCCTGGCCCGCGACATTCACCGGGCGCACCAGCAGCTGATTCCCGGCCTGGACTCGGCCATTCAGCGCATCCTGGACCAGCCGCCCACCTATCCGGAGCACACCCCGCAGTCCCACGAGCTGGGGGAGCTGCTGGAAGCGGCCACCAAGGGCTTGCACCCGGCGGCGCACCGGCTCATCGCCGGCGACACCAGCCGGACCGCCCCCCCGGCGAAAGTCGAGGAGCAGCGGCAGGACGCCGGCACCGGAGACATCGACCGTGACTACGCGACCTTGTTGATTCCGCACCACGAAAACTCCATCACCCTGGCCCGGGCCGAGCTGGAGTTGGGCCGCGACGAAGGGCTCAAAAAAACAGCTTACCTTATCCTGATTGACCAGCAGCGGGAGATTGACCAGGTTCGGGCGTGGCTCAGGCAGCACCCGGCCAAGGCCCGGTGA